A window from Drosophila kikkawai strain 14028-0561.14 chromosome 2L, DkikHiC1v2, whole genome shotgun sequence encodes these proteins:
- the LOC138927984 gene encoding uncharacterized protein gives MDIENTLKALNLDFMHTYTELDKSDSNDTILNDQLPQLVSLDDGISSATGSLKSAVYSYSNGVQTMFDFNAATSHLDKHLQYMHNQAQLSAPAPADPKPMEDKRSSTPDTGFASRDTNISLSRRSSQKSSYSPQESFHFPLKGEALFSAPPVVMTGGYTSLKDELAYERFGNGATKQMLASASPIKSGLNASSGSVYMGSKGYRQRSTSFNESFHPISPVLSEPQRERGVIQRQVRLEHQAPLPRRSASYKPRSIRARTLRRLSYNPMTLDSSSSSGEEPVKPSLARSECDIRARVAASSNASLGRRRRAGLNRQVQSACHDEREAVISPRQIYGSNSSIKSAPHYNLGGQRRSFHRGGGGVPGGGYEQFQYDERIYDFGGRGPGNNYNMAHASYLSTTQKPSYILNGAEMPGSGSGSSSAASSAVQQATYRPDGGTALQRPMSGGAALHEFDISRLTGKSPTSTNFVGSSPEELKQRQLSMGSLLTPTGKMAKPKRPTEFHWPEKIHASAVKQHEMHWRQMQHQQQPQHHQQQLATAVIISAGAAGGAVAARRSSDSSSSSSTESGDEFQFRREFVAPRIPPSPAP, from the coding sequence ATGGACATTGAAAACACCCTAAAGGCGCTCAATCTGGACTTTATGCACACGTACACGGAGCTGGACAAGAGTGACTCCAACGACACGATCCTCAACGACCAGCTGCCGCAGCTTGTGAGCCTGGATGACGGCATAAGCAGTGCCACGGGAAGCCTCAAGTCGGCCGTTTACAGCTACAGCAACGGGGTCCAGACCATGTTTGATTTCAATGCGGCCACCAGTCACCTGGACAAGCATCTGCAGTACATGCACAACCAGGCGCAGCTGAGCGCCCCCGCTCCTGCGGATCCCAAGCCCATGGAGGACAAGCGCTCAAGCACCCCGGACACGGGGTTCGCCTCGCGGGATACCAACATCTCGCTGTCGCGCCGCAGCAGCCAAAAGTCCAGCTACAGTCCCCAGGAGAGCTTCCACTTCCCCCTCAAGGGCGAGGCCCTGTTCAGCGCCCCGCCTGTGGTCATGACGGGCGGCTATACCAGTCTCAAGGATGAGTTGGCGTACGAGAGATTTGGAAACGGAGCCACCAAGCAGATGCTAGCAAGCGCTTCGCCCATCAAGTCGGGATTGAATGCCAGCAGCGGCTCGGTGTACATGGGATCCAAGGGATACCGCCAACGCTCGACCTCCTTCAACGAGAGCTTCCACCCCATCTCGCCGGTTCTCTCGGAGCCACAGCGGGAGCGCGGTGTGATCCAGCGGCAGGTGAGGCTGGAGCATCAGGCGCCTCTGCCACGGCGCTCCGCCTCCTATAAGCCCCGTTCCATTCGAGCGCGAACCCTGCGGCGACTGAGCTACAATCCCATGACCCTGGACTCGAGTTCCTCCAGCGGCGAGGAGCCAGTCAAGCCCAGTCTGGCCCGCTCCGAGTGCGATATCCGGGCCAGGGTGGCGGCCAGCTCGAATGCCTCGTTGGGCAGGCGCCGCCGAGCGGGATTGAACCGCCAGGTGCAGTCCGCCTGCCATGACGAGCGCGAGGCCGTTATTTCACCTCGCCAGATCTATGGCTCCAACTCGAGCATCAAGTCGGCGCCGCACTACAATCTCGGCGGGCAGCGTCGCAGCTTCCACCGCGGAGGGGGTGGCGTGCCGGGCGGTGGCTACGAGCAGTTCCAATACGACGAGCGGATCTACGACTTCGGGGGACGCGGACCgggcaacaactacaacatgGCGCACGCCAGTTATCTGAGCACCACTCAGAAGCCGAGCTACATCTTGAACGGCGCCGAAATGCCCGGCTCCGGATCGGGTTCATCTTCGGCAGCCTCGTCGGCTGTACAGCAGGCCACCTACAGGCCGGACGGTGGCACGGCCTTGCAGCGGCCCATGAGTGGTGGAGCCGCCCTGCACGAGTTCGACATAAGCCGGCTGACGGGAAAGAGTCCCACGTCCACCAATTTTGTGGGCAGTTCGCCCGAGGAGCTTAAGCAGCGCCAGCTCTCCATGGGCTCCCTGCTGACGCCGACTGGCAAAATGGCAAAGCCAAAGCGCCCCACGGAGTTCCACTGGCCGGAGAAAATACACGCCTCGGCGGTGAAGCAGCACGAGATGCACTGGCGGCAGatgcagcaccagcagcagcctcagCACCATCAGCAACAGCTTGCCACGGCCGTGATTATCAGTGCCGGCGCGGCTGGAGGAGCTGTGGCAGCCAGAAGGTCCAGCGATAGCTCCTCCTCTTCCAGCACCGAGAGTGGCGATGAGTTTCAGTTCCGGCGCGAGTTCGTAGCACCGCGAATCCCGCCTAGTCCGGCTCCATAA
- the LOC108081008 gene encoding activated Cdc42 kinase-like, translating to MSLLRFLGKISTGHTAKLDDKYIDDEAQSKNNNKIQCRRTGESKMEYPQIDLYEFLTESELQQYYNAVKNELKITNAAQFKYAADEDLRFIGLSRPEIRRLRKFYEKHFPHSYLSKIKRLLQAPGTMVKREEAPGSGTQVAADGSGAAAGTSLAVKNGASSPSKVPNNKHIIPADSISVNKQLGTGEFGIVQQGVWTNGSERIQVAIKCLCRERMQSNPMEFLKEAAIMHSIEHENIVRLYGVVLATDSLMLVTELAHLRSLLECLKDSGLRVSFLTIPTLCEFALQICNGMRYLEQKRLIHRDLAARNILVFSKDKVKISDFGLSRALGVGKDYYKTNFNVNLKLPIAWCAPECINYLRFTNASDVWAYGVCLWEMFSYGFQPWAALTGLQILEAIDSPNYQRLEQPDCCPSEYYTLMMKCWQDDAAKRPRFGEIYDQLPDMKPEQLKAVVNCAEPKKDHLLYRQGDIISVLDRNTGTPFWKGVLSTGKTGYFNPSNTVAFLEGLPSSSRDSFSRASDHRSSKRKLRTEMISKPQNDFKHTGHVGIDGATFGDIAFLGSSQNYNHVPKQIVTPYKPSEDIEQTPLLLPPTPTSPDSLQTASGYFPEGGGGAMGTSMNPTFIPSAEHTPKLIATNGQSSFDFATGGSTNPFFLNRGEDEQLEFALHNNNYGGDGKSLHSSEAGWRPASRSVADDPHEYHEISDDEMVADKLDFGPSLLDEINSMFGSISGASGSQPKSPGFDHVNSKNEFAEMSAKLGQKSGDTNGNSKHGHGLLPTLSKKKTSGTVKPISVKDEKILNHAIEIANEISARSMIDLVSDQTPAIHSPKRKFSFRFPHLSNSSGGDKAGAMGSGGASGSAHTPTHGNASPFSKKKNFTEELQSIPDIQSLIGKEGLEAYNSLIERKALLDIGPSPAATLLRHLDTDEFDLQSLHQSQRPMTLPTRGAAQRVRKAELAATLSRHNDENSNSLEACESPSYMTHGSYKFPDAPQQSEPQEPQQPLPEPESPNPIPLPPREGKKQVKNSTKRHVRKYPLIIPANGLQRTLSKLADFGEETGKSIDSSSSSCSQQPQPGRAIEVVAAVRPSSMRRPSRPPEREYANMPAVGSEPSHTYQNLDKLAPADAAGLTDTASLQFESILEADSSKEGILQSPDVTDGFYNFSIQKEHYHKGKDVEFEATQISGLYVNDDELRNLDMESSRKTSTAASSCSALEPEVAPNQETQPLAEAVAEEASRRFSSVDNELAGNALFKKVRASVNLAMNRNSMADSSPSTSQAGGGAPAKPQTEAEYFAATAARLADSNSVSCEDLLEFSDKKPKGCERGVDSDEVRIMVKVLGKDSTPNRCLGALEFINWDVHKSIKLIKLQNLVSEANLSLEASFEALQQHEWDLHTTAHKLNGLKL from the exons ATGTCACTTTTGAGATTTTTAGGAAAGATTAGCACTGGCCACACTGCGAAATTGGACGACAAATACATCGACGACGAAGCCCagagtaaaaataataacaaaatacaaTGCAGACGCACAGGCGAGAGTAAAATGG AGTATCCACAAATTGATTTATACGAATTCCTCACGGAGTCCGAGCTGCAACAGTACTACAATGCCGTCAA AAACGAATTGAAAATAACGAACGCGGCGCAGTTCAAGTATGCGGCGGACGAGGATTTGCGCTTCATCGGCCTGTCGCGGCCGGAAATCCGGCGGTTGCGCAAGTTCTACGAGAAGCACTTCCCCCACAGCTACCTCAGCAAGATCAAGCGTCTGCTGCAGGCGCCCGGCACGATGGTAAAGCGGGAGGAAGCTCCCGGAAGCGGGACTCAAGTGGCCGCCGATGGCAGTGGTGCCGCCGCAGGCACATCGCTGGCCGTCAAGAACGGGGCCAGTTCGCCGAGCAAGGTGCCCAACAACAAGCACATCATTCCGGCGGACTCGATCAGCGTGAACAAGCAGCTGGGCACAGGCGAGTTCGGCATCGTCCAGCAGGGCGTCTGGACCAATGGCAGCGAGAGG aTCCAAGTGGCCATCAAGTGCCTCTGCCGCGAGCGCATGCAGTCGAATCCAATGGAGTTCCTGAAGGAAGCGGCCATTATGCATTCCATCGAGCACGAGAACATCGTGCGGCTGTACGGTGTCGTCCTGGCCACGGACTCGCTCATGCTGGTCACCGAGCTGGCCCACCTGCGCTCGCTGCTTGAGTGCCTCAAGGACTCCGGGCTGCGGGTCAGTTTCCTCACCATACCCACTCTCTGCGAGTTCGCCCTGCAGATCTGCAATGGAATGCGGTATCTGGAGCAGAAGCGCCTGATCCATCGGGACTTGGCGGCACGGAACATCCTAGTGTTCAGCAAGGACAAGGTTAAGATCTCGGACTTTGGCCTCTCGCGGGCCCTGGGCGTGGGCAAGGACTACTACAAGACAAACTTCAATGTGAACCTTAAGCTGCCGATTGCGTGGTGTGCGCCCGAGTGCATCAACTACCTGCGCTTCACCAACGCCTCTGATGTGTGGGCCTACGGCGTCTGCCTGTGGGAGATGTTCTCCTACGGCTTCCAGCCCTGGGCCGCGCTCACCGGCCTCCAGATACTAGAGGCCATCGACTCGCCCAACTACCAGCGTCTGGAGCAGCCCGACTGCTGCCCCAGCGAGTACTACACCCTGATGATGAAGTGCTGGCAGGACGATGCCGCCAAGCGGCCGCGTTTCGGTGAGATCTATGACCAGCTGCCCGACATGAAGCCGGAGCAGCTCAAGGCGGTGGTCAACTGTGCGGAGCCCAAGAAAGACCACCTGCTGTACCGCCAGGGCGACATTATCAGTGTCCTGGACCGCAACACGGGCACGCCCTTCTGGAAAGGAGTGCTCAGCACTGGAAAGACGGGCTACTTCAACCCCTCCAACACGGTGGCCTTCCTCGAAGGCTTGCCCAGCTCCAGCCGGGACTCGTTCAGCCGGGCGAGTGACCACCGGAGTAGCAAGCGCAAGCTGCGCACGGAGATGATATCGAAGCCGCAGAACGACTTCAAGCACACCGGCCACGTGGGCATAGACGGTGCCACCTTTGGCGACATCGCCTTCCTCGGCAGCTCCCAGAAT TACAATCACGTGCCCAAGCAGATAGTGACGCCCTACAAGCCCTCGGAGGACATTGAGCAGACGCCTCTCCTGCTCCCCCCGACACCCACGAGTCCGGATTCGTTGCAAACGGCCAGTGGCTACTTCCCAGAGGGCGGAGGCGGTGCCATGGGCACTTCCATGAACCCTACCTTCATTCCATCCGCCGAGCACACGCCCAAGCTGATAGCCACCAACGGCCAAAGCTCCTTCGACTTCGCCACGGGGGGCTCCACCAATCCGTTCTTCCTCAACCGCGGGGAGGATGAACAGCTGGAGTTTGCCCTGCACAACAATAACTACGGGGGGGATGGCAAGAGCCTGCACTCGAGCGAGGCAGGGTGGCGCCCTGCCTCTCGGAGTGTGGCGGATGATCCGCACGAGTACCACGAGATATCGGATGACGAGATGGTGGCCGACAAGCTGGACTTTGGGCCGTCGCTGCTGGACGAGATTAACTCCATGTTCGGGTCGATCAGCGGGGCCTCGGGAAGCCAGCCGAAGTCGCCGGGGTTCGACCATGTGAACAGCAAGAACGAGTTTGCGGAAATGTCGGCCAAACTGGGCCAGAAGAGCGGCGACACCAATGGCAACAGTAAGCACGGCCATGGACTGTTGCCGACGCTCTCGAAGAAGAAGACCTCGGGCACCGTGAAGCCCATTTCGGTCAAGGATGAGAAGATTCTCAATCACGCCATCGAGATTGCCAACGAGATAAGCGCCAG GTCGATGATTGATCTGGTCTCTGACCAGACGCCCGCCATCCACAGTCCCAAGCGCAAGTTCAGCTTCAGGTTTCCGCATttgagcaacagcagcggagGGGACAAGGCGGGAGCCATGGGAAGCGGCGGTGCCAGCGGATCGGCCCACACACCCACCCACGGCAACGCCTCGCCCTTTTCCAAAAAGAAGAACTTCACGGAGGAGCTGCAGAGCATTCCCGACATACAG TCGCTGATAGGCAAGGAGGGACTGGAGGCCTACAACAGCCTGATCGAGCGCAAGGCCCTGCTGGACATCGGACCCAGTCCGGCAGCCACGCTGCTCCGCCACCTGGACACTGACGAGTTCGACCTGCAGAGCCTGCACCAGTCGCAGCGGCCCATGACCTTGCCCACGCGAGGCGCCGCCCAGCGGGTGCGCAAGGCGGAACTGGCCGCCACCTTGAGTCGCCACAACGACGAGAACTCCAATTCGCTGGAGGCCTGCGAAAGTCCCAGCTACATGACCCACGGCAGCTACAAGTTTCCGGACGCACCTCAGCAGTCGGAGCCGCAAGAACCACAACAGCCACTTCCTGAGCCGGAGTCGCCCAATCCCATTCCCCTGCCGCCGCGCGAGGGCAAGAAGCAGGTGAAGAACAGCACCAAACGACATGTGCGCAAGTATCCGCTGATTATACCGGCCAACGGCCTGCAGCGAACTCTTAGCAAGCTGGCGGACTTTGGAGAGGAGACGGGAAAGAGCATTGACTCCTCTTCCTCTTCCTGCTCCCAACAGCCGCAACCAGGTCGCGCCATCGAGGTGGTGGCCGCAGTACGACCCAGTAGCATGCGACGCCCGTCGCGTCCCCCGGAACGGGAGTACGCAAATATGCCGGCTGTGGGCAGTGAACCCTCGCACACCTACCAGAACCTGGACAAGCTTGCGCCGGCAGATGCTGCCGGGCTCACGGACACCGCATCCCTGCAGTTCGAGTCCATTTTGGAGGCGGATTCCAGCAAGGAGGGCATTCTACAATCACCAGATGTGACCGACGGCTTCTACAATTTTTCCATTCAAAAGGAGCACTACCACAAGGGCAAGGATGTCGAGTTCGAGGCCACCCAGATCTCGGGTCTGTATGTAAACGACGATGAGCTGCGCAACCTGGACATGGAGAGCAGTCGCAAAACATCCACTGCGGCAAGCAGTTGCAGTGCATTGGAGCCAGAGGTGGCGCCCAATCAGGAGACACAGCCCCTGGCCGAAGCTGTCGCCGAGGAGGCGAGTCGTCGCTTCTCCAGCGTGGACAATGAGCTGGCGGGAAACGCATTGTTCAAAAAGGTACGCGCCTCCGTCAATCTGGCCATGAATCGCAACTCAATGGCGGACTCGAGTCCGAGCACCAGCCAAGCTGGCGGAGGAGCTCCAGCGAAGCCGCAAACGGAAGCAGAGTATTTTGCAGCCACAGCCGCTCGTCTGGCGGACTCGAATTCGGTGAGCTGCGAGGACCTGTTGGAGTTCTCCGACAAGAAGCCCAAGGGCTGCGAGCGGGGCGTTGATTCCGATGAAGTCCGCATCATGGTGAAAGTGCTGGGAAAGGAC AGCACCCCCAATCGCTGTCTCGGAGCCTTGGAGTTCATCAACTGGGACGTCCACAAGTCCATCAAGCTCATCAAGCTGCAGAATCTGGTTAGCGAGGCGAATCTCAGTCTGGAAGCCTCGTTCGAGGCCCTGCAGCAGCACGAATGGGATCTGCACACGACGGCCCACAAACTGAATGGCCTTAAACTTTAA
- the Cap-G gene encoding condensin complex subunit 3 encodes MARPKASAKEKANPKPPPATAKRRGRTTKKQDGEKENEEQAPAPSSQAEPSRISIAAETMYTIMRHAERKASLHKNYVKEMQQLYTKMGHQAFQKMFIDVLKAVLEAEEGNENATMALNFCATLVTSFESERTHPVLAATIHWLLTTYSSNPHIRYRICYFVNLILKELGPNAALDDTQCDEILEAMLERVKDVAPSVRKQAVLAMQRLQMPDNPKDPVVVAYQFHLSADPSPSVRQCIITCMGRNYITVPYILQRLWDVDEKVRRHTYVNMCNYPVRSYKVAQRLTLLEQGLNDSSATVRKTVINYMLKAWIESYQQNYISLTAALKLDSNEEELLRFRRVAKQMLRVIFEKTDVDQLTALLPLSDDCELHRCIPHDLLTVELLLYWQCLSEFLETQADETDPVLPELSVFCSYVEKFCLFQKPDMDKFAQIEFQNMLLSLVEMLQSYDLGDEIGRGNMRVLITCLLKDCLLDHKIVCVLVRSTEQLITDLNDRMQYFIDIIYELCELNTKQNELIHDRSLINKLLDDLDTPLKMKISALKVKILELEEQEDNFVRQKEYIRAQAVTEEKTAVTAEYTELIRPLLERSGVLEMPARPKLSKQERILKALFISYYMVASPNVHKLTPAICQLYKDFICRHLASTEVDIFEWAIKCGTTYCLFYETYCKEMFEVVVEQVCNNNISRLCETAASCLMELLDHYGLDYFNELNQTGAGGGGGQLNKSKRRQLYTMQDLYDCDDDGTQSQNSDQNSDILMVLSHFVDRVQSKGVRLAIVRGLCRLVLRGHVDDRTDVMETLLRRYFNPNTEAIVSQVLGMFFEQLLHYKKQALLQPCLLPCVWTIMNCNFDSPLCTVQPDHLTKFFIEMTMQEGTSPQTNIHNKIALSFLQYIQNYFTERRDMCRLLAKELTSLTVNVSNGPAIKAEMLELADKLIASDLDPRLTKNIENFKLMVNGSFEPPPRRNPEEGDSDEECETATVASVNVVPEETAAGPAPEESATEPSMAAVTDASQGEATAAAAEASPALAPAPEPIVTTFGEANIIGIRHLRRSLAISRSEADSLLGLDAEADADSEPDNVSEPEPEGAAATEAAETSKRNLRRPQMKRRLEQALARSSKTPEKKPPSYEEPSSSSESEVAASPARVDRSNDSEVIEASPTAVSPPSDSRTLPNASHVRLRSLRSRKGGVAAAQPAPSSASKRKVLALETPLRNGRKRVLRRTPSDPHSRSLRSNDSAAPSPRNSPLRKQQRLDATQKNANSPTESTSSVKENRVPPMIVADSKSTSEAESESEPEPESEPRPSTSRQPAIAKTLRSSRTRLASTSTPKITTRNSARAQRLSTQVMTRKRMSLEMNLSAGQLQSTPKRVTRAAPTSMSEHKTRSSSRRRK; translated from the exons ATGGCCAGGCCGAAGGCAAGTGCCAAGGAAAAGGCCAATCCCAAGCCCCCGCCAGCAACCGCCAAGAGGCGAGGACGTACTACCAAGAAGCAGGATGGGGAGAAGGAGAACGAGGAGCAGGCGCCCGCACCCAGCAGCCAAGCTGAACCATCCAGAATCTCAATTGCGGCAGAGACCATGTATACGATAATGCGGCACGCCGAGCGGAAGGCGTCACTCCACAAAAACTACGTAAAGGAGATGCAGCAACTGTACACCAAG ATGGGCCACCAAGCGTTCCAAAAGATGTTCATTGACGTGCTGAAGGCGGTCctggaggcggaggagggCAACGAGAATGCCACCATGGCACTCAATTTTTGCGCCACCCTGGTGACCAGCTTCGAATCAGAGCGCACGCACCCAGTGCTTGCCGCGACCATCCACTGGCTACTCACG ACATATTCCAGCAATCCACACATCCGGTATCGCATCTGCTACTTCGTGAATCTCATCCTCAAGGAGCTGGGACCCAATGCCGCCCTGGACGACACCCAGTGTGACGAAATCCTAGAGGCGATGCTGGAGCGCGTCAAGGATGTGGCGCCCAGTGTGCGCAAGCAGGCCGTGCTGGCCATGCAGCGTCTGCAGATGCCAGACAATCCCAAAGATCCCGTTGTGGTGGCCTACCAGTTCCACCTCTCCGCCGATCCGTCGCCCAGCGTACGTCAGTGCATCATAACGTGCATGGGCCGCAACTACATTACCGTGCCGTACATCCTCCAGCGCCTGTGGGACGTTGACGAAAAGGTGCGCCGGCACACGTACGTCAACATGTGCAACTACCCGGTCCGCTCCTACAAGGTGGCCCAGCGCCTGACCCTGCTTGAGCAGGGACTCAACGACAGCTCGGCCACCGTGCGCAAGACCGTGATCAACTACATGCTGAAGGCCTGGATCGAGTCGTACCAGCAAAACTACATCTCCCTCACGGCTGCCCTCAAGCTGGACTCCAACGAGGAGGAGTTGCTGCGCTTCCGGCGAGTCGCCAAGCAGATGCTACGGGTGATCTTCGAGAAAACGGACGTCGATCAGCTGACAGCGCTGCTGCCCCTGAGCGACGACTGTGAGCTGCACCGCTGTATACCCCACGACCTGCTGACCGTGGAGCTGCTGCTCTACTGGCAGTGCCTCAGCGAGTTTCTGGAGACGCAGGCGGACGAGACGGACCCGGTGTTGCCCGAGCTAAGTGTCTTCTGCAGCTATGTGGAGAA ATTTTGCCTGTTCCAGAAGCCCGACATGGACAAGTTCGCCCAGATCGAGTTCCAAAACATGCTGCTGTCGCTGGTGGAGATGCTGCAGTCGTACGACCTGGGCGACGAGATCGGGCGTGGCAATATGAGGGTGCTGATCACCTGCTTGCTGAAGGACTGCCTGCTGGACCACAAGATTGTGTGCGTCCTGGTGCGGAGCACGGAGCAGCTGATCACCGACCTCAACGACCGGATGCAGTACTTCATCGACATCATCTACGAGCTGTGCGAGCTGAACACCAAGCAGAACGAGCTGATTCACGACCGCAGCCTGATTAATAAGTTGCTGGACGACTTGGACACGCCGCTGAAGATGAAGATCTCGGCGCTGAAGGTCAAGATcctggagctggaggagcaggaggacaACTTTGTGCGCCAAAAGGAGTACATACGCGCGCAGGCGGTGACAGAAGAGAAGACCGCCGTCACCGCGGAGTACACGGAGCTGATACGGCCGCTGCTCGAGCGGAGCGGCGTGCTTGAGATGCCCGCCCGGCCCAAGCTCTCCAAGCAGGAGCGCATACTGAAGGCATTGTTCATCTCGTACTACATGGTGGCATCGCCGAACGTGCACAAGCTAACGCCTGCCATCTGCCAGCTGTACAAGGACTTCATCTGCCGCCACCTGGCCTCCACCGAGGTGGACATCTTCGAGTGGGCCATCAAATGCGGCACCACCTACTGCTTGTTCTACGAGACGTACTGCAAGGAGATGTTCGAGGTGGTGGTGGAGCAggtctgcaacaacaacatttcGCGCCTGTGCGAGACGGCGGCCAGCTGCCTGATGGAGCTGCTGGACCACTACGGCCTGGACTACTTTAACGAGCTTAACCAAACAGGagccggcggcggtggcggccaGTTAAACAAGAGCAAGCGGCGCCAGCTCTACACGATGCAGGACCTCTATGACTGCGACGACGATGGCACCCAATCGCAGAACAGTGACCAAAACTCCGACATCCTCATGGTGTTGAGTCACTTTGTGGATCGAGTGCAAAGCAAGGGCGTCCGCCTGGCCATAGTGCGCGGACTGTGCCGTCTGGTGCTCCGCGGACACGTGGACGACCGCACGGACGTCATGGAAACATTGCTGAGACGCTACTTCAACCCAAACACCGAGGCCATCGTCAGCCAAGTGCTGGGCATGTTCTTCGAGCAGCTGCTGCACTACAAGAAGCAGGCCCTGCTGCAGCCATGCCTCCTGCCCTGCGTGTGGACCATAATGAACTGCAACTTTGACTCGCCGCTCTGCACAGTTCAGCCAGATCACCTGACCAAGTTCTTTATCGAAATGACGATGCAGGAGGGCACCTCTCCGCAGACGAATATCCACAACAAGATCGCGCTGAGCTTCCTTCAGTACATACAGAACTACTTCACAGAGCGGCGGGATATGTGCCGCCTCTTGGCCAAGGAGCTCACCTCCCTAACAGTGAACGTATCCAACGGGCCGGCAATTAAGGCTGAAATGCTCGAGCTGGCGGACAAACTGATAGCT AGCGACCTGGATCCCCGCCTGACCAAGAATATTGAAAACTTCAAGCTTATGGTCAACGGCAGCTTTGAACCGCCACCCCGCCGGAACCCGGAGGAGGGTGACAGCGACGAGGAGTGCGAAACAGCCACAGTGGCATCGGTTAATGTAGTGCCAGAAGAGACAGCTGCAGGGCCCGCTCCCGAAGAATCCGCCACAGAGCCATCTATGGCGGCTGTTACGGATGCGTCACAAGGTGAGGCAACCGCAGCTGCAGCAGAAGCCTCTCCGGCCTTGGCGCCAGCGCCAGAGCCCATTGTAACTACTTTTGGGGAAGCCAATATAATCGGAATCCGTCACCTGCGGCGCTCCCTGGCTATAAGTCGTTCGGAGGCGGATAGCCTGCTTGGCTTGGATGCCGAAGCCGATGCTGACTCCGAGCCCGACAACGTATCGGAACCAGAGCCTGAAGGAGCTGCTGCAACCGAGGCGGCCGAGACATCAAAGAGGAATCTACGCCGGCCGCAGATGAAGCGACGTCTCGAGCAAGCACTAGCCAGGTCATCCAAGACGCCGGAGAAGAAGCCGCCGAGCTACGAGGAaccatcgtcgtcgtcggaaAGCGAAGTCGCCGCGAGTCCAGCCAGAGTAGATCGG TCAAACGATTCCGAGGTGATTGAAGCTTCGCCCACCGCAGTCTCGCCGCCGAGTGACAGCCGGACTCTGCCCAATGCCAGTCATGTTCGCCTGCGTTCGCTGCGCAGCCGAAAAGGCGGCGTGGCAGCCGCCCAGCCCGCTCCCAGCTCCGCCAGCAAA CGGAAGGTACTGGCCCTGGAAACGCCTCTCCGAAACGGACGGAAAAGAGTGCTCAGGCGAACGCCGTCCGATCCGCATTCCCGTTCCCTGCGGTCCAATGACTCGGCCGCCCCCTCGCCTCGCAACTCGCCGCTGCGAAAGCAGCAGCGCCTGGACGCCACTCAGAAGAATGCCAACAGTCCCACGGAGAGCACATCGTCAGTTAAGGAGAACAGAGTGCCGCCCATGATAGTTGCAGACTCAAAGTCCACATCCGAGGCTGAATCCGAGTCGGAACCAGAACCCGAATCCGAGCCAAGGCCATCGACGTCCAGACAGCCAGCCATCGCCAAGACGCTTCGATCATCGCGAACCCGGCTCGCCAGCACGAGCACTCCAAAGATAACGACTCGGAACTCCGCACGCGCCCAGCGGCTAAGCACCCAAGTCATGACCCGAAAGCGGATGTCGCTCGAGATGAACCTCAGTGCCGGCCAGCTGCAGTCCACGCCCAAGCGAGTGACGCGGGCGGCGCCCACCTCCATGAGCGAACACAAGACACGTAGTAGTAGTAGACGACGGAAATAG